In Desulfovibrio inopinatus DSM 10711, the following are encoded in one genomic region:
- a CDS encoding AAA family ATPase, which produces MIRIHIFGASGSGTTTLGKALADVMRCPHYDTDEYFWMPTDPPFQTVRERTERKKLLRRDLEQSRAWILSGSLCGWGDFAIPMFDLVVFLWLPPALRMKRLMEREVERYGPNIESSDDPRYEQHKKFLQWAASYDTGGINMRSKERHEEWIRSLPCTIIKIEREQSVAEHLETIFQSKSFPNTLNAQATQ; this is translated from the coding sequence ATGATACGAATACATATCTTTGGTGCATCAGGCTCCGGAACTACAACTCTGGGAAAAGCTCTTGCCGACGTCATGCGATGTCCGCATTATGATACTGACGAGTATTTCTGGATGCCGACGGATCCACCGTTTCAAACCGTACGAGAACGTACAGAAAGGAAAAAGTTATTGCGGCGCGATCTTGAGCAGTCTCGCGCATGGATTCTTTCTGGTTCATTATGCGGTTGGGGGGATTTCGCGATACCGATGTTTGACCTTGTTGTATTCCTCTGGTTGCCGCCTGCTCTACGAATGAAAAGGCTTATGGAGCGAGAGGTGGAACGCTATGGACCGAACATTGAAAGCTCTGATGACCCAAGGTACGAACAACATAAGAAGTTTCTCCAATGGGCAGCAAGCTATGATACTGGTGGAATCAATATGCGGAGCAAAGAAAGGCATGAAGAGTGGATAAGAAGCTTGCCATGTACGATAATCAAAATTGAACGGGAACAATCGGTTGCCGAGCATCTCGAGACAATCTTTCAATCAAAATCATTCCCGAATACATTGAACGCTCAGGCAACCCAATAG
- a CDS encoding energy-coupling factor ABC transporter ATP-binding protein has protein sequence MTALLGLRHISYTYPGRNHIVLDNIDVELSETERVGLIGSNGSGKTTLLHIMMGLIAPDGGDVLFKQQPCRTEADFSRLRREVGFVFQHADDQLFSPTVLDDVAFGPLNQGLSPEQAREKASETLAQLGLTGFEDKITHRLSGGEKRLVALATILSMDPAVLILDEPTNDLDPDTRDRLINILRNLPQALLIVSHDWDFLHQTVETLMNLDQGHLHILDKSTLHTHRHTHVGGSVEHHHA, from the coding sequence ATGACCGCTCTGCTTGGCTTACGGCACATCAGCTACACATATCCGGGACGAAACCACATCGTTCTGGATAACATCGACGTCGAACTTTCCGAAACGGAGAGAGTGGGACTTATCGGCTCAAATGGATCGGGAAAAACAACGTTGCTTCATATCATGATGGGGCTCATTGCGCCTGATGGTGGAGACGTTCTTTTCAAACAGCAGCCATGCCGAACTGAAGCCGATTTTTCTCGCCTTCGCCGTGAAGTTGGCTTTGTGTTCCAACATGCCGATGACCAACTGTTCTCTCCCACAGTTCTAGACGATGTCGCATTCGGTCCACTCAACCAGGGACTTTCTCCCGAACAGGCACGAGAGAAGGCCTCGGAAACACTTGCTCAGTTAGGACTCACTGGCTTTGAAGACAAAATAACCCATCGCCTCTCAGGAGGAGAAAAACGGCTTGTTGCGCTTGCCACGATCCTCTCCATGGACCCGGCCGTTCTCATCCTCGATGAACCCACCAACGACCTCGACCCTGACACGCGTGATCGGCTTATCAATATTTTGAGAAACCTCCCGCAGGCACTCTTGATTGTCTCCCACGACTGGGACTTTCTTCATCAAACCGTTGAGACTTTAATGAACCTGGACCAGGGCCATCTCCACATTCTCGACAAATCCACTCTGCACACCCATCGCCATACGCATGTCGGCGGCTCCGTCGAACATCATCACGCCTAA
- the cbiQ gene encoding cobalt ECF transporter T component CbiQ, translating to MHDEPFAHGDSLFHSMDPRCKLVAALVFAVTVALLRTPFAAEVGFAVGLCLLISARLPLKPVAIRLITVSGFIAFLWVVVPFTASGTPIWSWGPLAVTDNGLQLASLVTLKSYAIIMGFIALVATSPVPDLGKAMISLHVPAKLCALLLFTYRYVFLISEEYQRLHTAARLRGFTPKTNRHTYTTYANMLAMTLVRSYNRSHRIHQAMMLRGFDGVFRSLRSFQLRPADILLLLIVTIASVVIVLVETGFQGNFL from the coding sequence ATGCATGATGAACCATTCGCCCATGGCGACAGTCTTTTTCATTCAATGGACCCGCGGTGCAAGCTTGTTGCCGCATTGGTCTTTGCCGTCACGGTTGCGTTGCTCCGAACCCCCTTTGCGGCCGAAGTAGGCTTTGCTGTTGGCCTCTGCCTGTTGATTTCGGCAAGACTTCCGCTGAAACCCGTTGCCATACGGCTCATTACCGTCAGTGGATTCATTGCTTTTTTGTGGGTGGTCGTTCCATTTACCGCATCAGGAACGCCAATCTGGTCGTGGGGCCCACTTGCCGTGACCGATAACGGCCTCCAATTGGCCAGTCTCGTCACACTCAAATCATACGCTATCATCATGGGCTTTATCGCCCTCGTCGCCACGAGTCCCGTTCCTGACCTCGGAAAAGCCATGATAAGCCTTCACGTACCGGCGAAACTCTGTGCGTTACTTCTTTTTACCTATAGATATGTATTCCTTATCAGCGAAGAATATCAACGACTTCATACAGCCGCCCGCTTGCGTGGGTTCACCCCAAAGACCAATCGCCACACGTACACAACGTATGCCAATATGTTGGCCATGACTCTGGTACGAAGTTACAATCGCTCACATCGCATTCACCAAGCCATGATGCTCCGTGGCTTTGATGGGGTTTTTCGCAGTTTGCGCTCTTTTCAGCTCCGTCCTGCCGATATCCTCCTCTTACTCATCGTGACTATTGCATCGGTGGTTATTGTTCTCGTCGAAACCGGGTTCCAAGGAAATTTTCTATGA
- a CDS encoding DUF4198 domain-containing protein has product MKKLGMACVMILFAATSAFAHFGMLIPNKDVVEPADKSVSLTLSFSHPFEGVGMDLVKPKVFSVFYNGKQTDLLDTLSEATVMNHKAWKSTYTVKRPGVYRFFMEPTPYWEPAEDVSIIHYTQTIVSAFGDEEGWSEPLGVKTEIVPLTRPFASRTGFVFTGRVLLNGKPVPNAEVEVEYYNAKNTITAPNDHHVTYVVHADDSGVFTFACPQPGWWGFAALNEGDFTIKDPEGKDKPVELGAVLWVQMTPWNTK; this is encoded by the coding sequence ATGAAAAAACTTGGCATGGCGTGTGTAATGATTCTTTTCGCAGCAACCTCGGCTTTTGCCCATTTTGGTATGCTCATCCCGAACAAGGATGTTGTGGAACCCGCCGACAAAAGCGTCTCGTTGACGTTGTCGTTCTCGCATCCGTTTGAGGGCGTCGGCATGGATCTGGTCAAACCCAAAGTTTTCTCTGTCTTTTATAATGGCAAACAAACCGATCTTCTCGATACACTGAGCGAAGCAACGGTTATGAATCATAAGGCTTGGAAATCGACCTATACGGTAAAACGTCCTGGCGTGTACCGCTTTTTCATGGAGCCGACACCGTATTGGGAACCGGCAGAAGATGTCTCTATCATTCATTATACACAAACGATTGTATCGGCTTTCGGCGATGAAGAAGGATGGAGCGAACCACTTGGTGTCAAAACAGAAATTGTCCCGCTGACGCGCCCCTTTGCGTCTCGGACGGGATTTGTTTTTACGGGCCGTGTGCTGCTCAATGGCAAACCGGTGCCCAATGCCGAAGTCGAAGTGGAATATTATAATGCGAAGAACACAATAACAGCCCCTAATGATCATCACGTCACCTATGTGGTTCATGCCGATGACAGCGGCGTATTCACCTTTGCCTGTCCCCAACCGGGTTGGTGGGGCTTTGCCGCACTCAATGAAGGCGATTTCACCATCAAAGATCCTGAAGGAAAGGATAAGCCTGTCGAACTCGGGGCAGTACTCTGGGTGCAAATGACTCCATGGAATACGAAATAG
- the cbiM gene encoding cobalt transporter CbiM, producing MHISEGVLSPPLLGAGWALTAVGTAIGLKSLDYDRIMTVAVLAAVFFVASLVHVPIGPSSVHLLLSGLLGLILGFAAFPAILAGLFLQAVFFQFGGLTVLGASCFNMAFPAVLLGLTLRPFLYGSRTARSIAAFSAGAGAIILSALSTAACLGLTSSDFLAAAQILVLGHLPVAVIEGFITMATVSFILKVQPDMLVHTSCPSASV from the coding sequence GTGCATATTTCAGAAGGCGTACTTTCTCCCCCCCTTCTTGGGGCCGGTTGGGCTCTGACTGCCGTGGGGACGGCCATTGGGCTCAAATCTCTTGATTACGACCGTATTATGACCGTCGCGGTGTTGGCAGCGGTATTTTTTGTGGCTTCCCTGGTCCACGTTCCTATTGGACCATCAAGTGTTCACTTACTCCTCAGTGGTTTACTTGGACTTATACTTGGATTTGCCGCATTTCCTGCCATTTTGGCCGGATTGTTTTTGCAAGCCGTTTTTTTTCAATTCGGCGGCCTGACCGTTCTCGGAGCGTCATGTTTTAACATGGCATTCCCCGCTGTCTTACTCGGGTTAACTCTGCGCCCCTTTCTTTATGGCTCCCGTACAGCTCGGTCCATTGCGGCCTTTTCCGCTGGTGCTGGTGCCATCATTCTCAGTGCATTGAGCACAGCCGCTTGCCTGGGTTTGACAAGTTCTGATTTCCTTGCTGCCGCTCAAATTCTTGTCCTCGGACATCTGCCTGTTGCCGTCATCGAAGGGTTCATCACGATGGCCACTGTCAGTTTCATCCTCAAAGTGCAACCGGATATGCTCGTCCACACGTCGTGTCCATCTGCATCGGTATAA
- a CDS encoding response regulator, producing the protein MQEYKYIHTQLKSIIRTTSCELERVEDTLYYLASLTLKLFRETPHDDIAIQNWLNRDKFSVNDDGFFLSLSHLSAFRNGTLSHNALSYSWPPNQMNNRDARFRLYCHRNIGEILSTIHTRLPGAAWIYYQDTTNTALQYPYIDQKEAIPPNFNWSEYHTYASIKPDVNPDREVRWSDPHIDYAGQGLIVAASIPIYANDDFVGLWSIDIRVDSLVRHGVLDVDRKAQLTCIVDTNGSLIANSHGISITTMSKGEVARLSLHDTHVAFQHFPTNTLFASHHGHTTVETPEGNYQLHWEEIPFVGWRCITLLSVKELISTVKRHFKNAFRNLGEGYTETFLHTESFPDEMVELAKAYNDMVAQLDKAQKRLLDKNTELIQEKIKAEAANHAKSAFLANMSHEFRTPLNGIIGMHQLLQRTPLNEEQSNYVMLAIQSSKRLTNLLGDILDLTKIESGKVNLVLAPFSLAESFESLRHLFDLSCQQKNITMTYQIDEAIPQALLGDALKFSQIMNNLVGNAVKFTDQGAIAVEAYALPSSTAQRCRILFSVSDTGIGMDENSIETLFEAFTQADGGYKRSYQGAGLGLSIVRQLVTLMGGTISVVSEPHVGTTFYVSLPFSMTTEVVHVDDALTATSIHTVANHSVLLVEDDMANRISLKSLLKREGYAVTAVEDGEQALHELQQNQYDVILMDIQLPTMDGVETTRAIRSGVAGQQNIETPIIALTAYAMPEDRNHFMGAGMNDFLPKPITLRTLTSTINKIIEPATIQ; encoded by the coding sequence ATGCAAGAATACAAATACATACATACGCAACTCAAATCCATCATACGAACTACTTCGTGTGAATTGGAACGTGTTGAAGACACGCTGTATTATCTTGCATCTCTGACGCTAAAATTATTTCGGGAAACTCCACATGACGACATTGCAATACAGAACTGGCTCAATAGAGACAAATTTTCGGTAAATGATGATGGATTTTTTTTAAGTTTGTCGCATCTCTCAGCCTTTCGAAACGGAACGCTCTCCCATAATGCATTGAGTTATTCATGGCCTCCAAATCAAATGAACAATCGTGATGCGCGATTTCGCCTGTATTGTCACCGAAACATCGGAGAAATACTCAGCACAATCCATACACGACTTCCCGGAGCGGCCTGGATCTATTATCAAGATACAACAAATACTGCATTGCAATATCCATATATCGACCAAAAAGAAGCGATCCCACCGAATTTCAATTGGTCTGAGTACCATACGTATGCATCAATCAAACCCGATGTGAACCCCGACAGAGAAGTGCGGTGGTCTGATCCACATATTGACTATGCAGGACAAGGGCTCATTGTGGCGGCATCCATCCCCATCTACGCTAACGACGACTTTGTGGGACTTTGGAGTATTGATATCCGAGTCGACAGCCTTGTCAGACATGGTGTGCTTGACGTGGATCGCAAGGCACAACTGACGTGTATCGTTGATACAAATGGATCATTGATCGCCAATAGTCACGGAATATCGATAACCACCATGTCCAAAGGAGAAGTGGCGCGTCTTTCCCTCCATGACACGCACGTAGCCTTCCAACACTTTCCGACGAATACCCTCTTTGCTTCACACCACGGGCATACAACTGTGGAAACGCCCGAAGGCAACTACCAACTGCATTGGGAAGAGATACCTTTTGTTGGCTGGCGATGTATTACCCTTCTTTCTGTCAAAGAACTCATCAGCACGGTGAAAAGACATTTCAAAAACGCATTTCGCAACCTTGGAGAGGGATACACCGAAACGTTCCTTCACACAGAAAGCTTTCCCGATGAGATGGTTGAACTTGCCAAAGCCTATAATGATATGGTTGCCCAACTCGACAAAGCCCAGAAACGACTGCTCGACAAAAACACGGAACTTATTCAAGAAAAAATTAAGGCCGAAGCTGCCAACCATGCGAAATCCGCATTTCTTGCCAATATGAGTCATGAGTTCCGCACGCCACTCAATGGCATTATTGGCATGCATCAACTTCTTCAAAGAACACCACTCAATGAAGAGCAGAGCAATTACGTCATGTTGGCAATACAATCATCCAAACGCTTAACCAATCTTCTTGGCGATATACTGGATTTAACAAAGATAGAATCCGGTAAAGTGAATTTGGTACTCGCGCCGTTCAGCCTTGCGGAATCATTTGAGTCACTCCGGCATCTCTTCGATCTTTCATGCCAACAGAAAAATATTACCATGACATACCAGATTGATGAGGCGATCCCTCAGGCGCTGCTCGGTGATGCCCTCAAATTTAGTCAAATCATGAATAATCTTGTCGGTAATGCTGTGAAATTCACTGACCAGGGAGCGATCGCTGTCGAGGCTTATGCATTGCCAAGCTCTACGGCTCAACGCTGCCGCATTCTTTTTTCTGTATCGGACACCGGTATCGGTATGGATGAAAACAGCATTGAAACACTGTTTGAAGCGTTTACCCAGGCAGATGGAGGATACAAACGATCATACCAGGGCGCTGGTCTTGGATTATCCATTGTTCGACAACTTGTGACCTTAATGGGTGGAACAATTTCTGTTGTCAGTGAACCTCACGTCGGAACAACCTTCTATGTATCATTACCGTTCTCCATGACCACAGAGGTTGTACACGTTGACGACGCTCTCACTGCCACCTCCATCCACACGGTGGCAAACCACTCGGTTCTTCTTGTGGAAGACGATATGGCCAATAGGATATCGCTCAAATCACTCTTGAAACGCGAAGGATATGCAGTAACTGCCGTTGAAGATGGCGAGCAAGCTCTCCATGAGTTACAACAAAACCAGTACGACGTGATTCTTATGGATATCCAATTACCAACAATGGATGGAGTCGAAACAACACGAGCGATACGATCAGGTGTCGCTGGACAACAGAACATTGAAACACCGATTATTGCATTGACGGCCTACGCAATGCCAGAAGATAGAAATCACTTTATGGGAGCTGGAATGAACGACTTCCTTCCAAAGCCAATCACATTACGTACGCTCACGTCGACAATTAACAAGATTATAGAGCCGGCTACAATCCAATAA
- a CDS encoding ornithine cyclodeaminase family protein — MNPLYITYNATKKKLTWRDAVEALRFGHTFPNAEIRDMFLGPAHGTLLSRGAYIEGVGYGVKSTTVFNRNTQKGLPSVQGAMLVFEPECGQLRAIIESRLITEFKTAADSMLGATFLMRPDSKKVLIVGAGAVARSLIEAYSAIFPGLERITVWARHFAQAEALAKEWEHNSVAVVAVTDLGAAASEADAISTATLAREPILKGQWIQPGTHIDLIGAYKADMREADDALITTGSLFVDSRETTLGHIGELTIPIASGVITADDVQGDLYDMIRNPSCGRQASTDITIFKNGGGAHLDLMMAWYICKQAGVER; from the coding sequence GTGAACCCACTGTATATTACCTACAATGCGACAAAAAAGAAACTAACATGGCGAGATGCCGTTGAAGCGTTGCGATTTGGCCATACGTTCCCAAATGCCGAAATTCGAGACATGTTTCTTGGGCCGGCACACGGCACATTGCTGAGTCGCGGTGCTTATATCGAGGGAGTAGGGTACGGGGTGAAATCCACAACCGTCTTTAACAGGAATACCCAAAAAGGTTTGCCATCCGTCCAGGGGGCTATGCTTGTCTTTGAGCCCGAGTGCGGTCAGCTTCGTGCGATTATTGAGAGCCGTCTTATCACCGAGTTCAAAACGGCAGCGGACTCTATGCTTGGCGCTACGTTCCTTATGCGGCCAGACAGCAAAAAAGTATTGATAGTTGGGGCCGGGGCTGTTGCCCGCAGTCTGATTGAGGCGTACAGCGCCATTTTCCCTGGGCTTGAACGGATAACCGTATGGGCACGTCATTTCGCGCAAGCCGAAGCCCTCGCTAAGGAATGGGAACACAATTCCGTCGCTGTTGTTGCGGTGACCGATTTGGGGGCTGCAGCATCGGAAGCGGACGCTATCTCAACGGCAACACTGGCGCGTGAGCCTATCTTGAAAGGACAATGGATTCAGCCAGGTACGCATATCGACTTGATCGGCGCCTACAAGGCAGACATGCGCGAAGCGGACGATGCACTCATTACAACCGGTTCGCTGTTTGTCGATAGTCGAGAAACGACGCTCGGGCATATCGGTGAATTGACTATTCCTATCGCAAGCGGTGTGATTACGGCCGACGACGTGCAAGGAGATTTGTACGATATGATACGCAACCCGTCTTGTGGGCGGCAGGCCTCAACAGACATCACCATTTTTAAAAACGGCGGCGGCGCACACCTCGATTTGATGATGGCGTGGTATATTTGCAAGCAGGCTGGTGTCGAGCGTTAA
- a CDS encoding GNAT family N-acetyltransferase: MIAPRIEYTPLQPGEEDCTIQLVLTVFGRYVAPYFSDQGIASFQAFACTEALQQRIHEGSVVYIAKRAEELVGVVEVRQDNHVSMLFVNASVQGQGVGQQLVHMAITLCQARNAQALTVNASPNALGFYQRMGFEAQSEEHEVNGIRFIPMKYMLSKG, from the coding sequence GTGATAGCACCCCGTATAGAATATACCCCACTTCAACCAGGCGAGGAAGATTGCACTATCCAGCTGGTACTCACTGTTTTTGGAAGATATGTTGCCCCATATTTTTCCGATCAAGGCATTGCATCCTTTCAGGCGTTCGCATGCACGGAAGCACTGCAACAACGTATTCACGAAGGTTCGGTGGTTTATATAGCGAAGCGAGCTGAAGAACTCGTCGGTGTTGTGGAAGTACGGCAAGATAACCACGTGTCGATGCTTTTTGTGAATGCATCGGTCCAAGGACAGGGAGTTGGACAACAGCTTGTCCACATGGCAATCACACTTTGCCAAGCACGGAATGCTCAAGCGCTTACAGTAAATGCATCACCCAATGCACTCGGTTTTTACCAAAGAATGGGCTTTGAAGCGCAGTCAGAAGAACATGAAGTCAATGGTATTCGATTCATTCCCATGAAATACATGCTGTCGAAAGGATGA
- a CDS encoding TetR/AcrR family transcriptional regulator, producing MAKAQYDRNDIIDKAIDLFWRNGYSGSSMQQVVKATGLKPGSLYYSFGNKEALFKEALERYAQQRIATIRQILDTAPNVGEGICKNFERVLHEARQSDYKSCLLVKTQLELASEGNALHEFAAAKLREVEAVFQHYLEREFDTTRSQYRATSIMLHIFGIRVYGYQCDAVDRIRQGLREGLPWLPWPQEE from the coding sequence ATGGCAAAAGCCCAGTACGACAGAAATGATATTATTGACAAAGCGATCGATCTGTTTTGGCGCAATGGATATAGCGGTTCGTCCATGCAACAGGTCGTCAAAGCCACGGGCCTGAAACCGGGATCATTGTATTATTCCTTCGGCAACAAAGAGGCTTTGTTCAAAGAAGCACTTGAACGCTATGCACAACAACGAATCGCAACAATACGCCAAATTCTCGATACCGCTCCCAATGTCGGCGAAGGGATTTGTAAGAACTTCGAGCGCGTTCTCCATGAAGCGAGACAAAGCGACTACAAGAGTTGCCTTCTTGTCAAAACTCAACTTGAGTTAGCAAGCGAAGGCAACGCATTGCATGAATTCGCTGCCGCCAAATTGCGTGAAGTGGAAGCCGTATTCCAACACTATCTTGAAAGAGAATTCGATACCACACGAAGCCAATATCGCGCGACGAGCATCATGCTACACATATTTGGAATCCGCGTTTATGGTTACCAGTGCGACGCTGTCGACCGTATACGTCAAGGCCTGCGCGAAGGCTTACCATGGCTCCCCTGGCCGCAGGAAGAGTGA
- a CDS encoding DsrE family protein, with protein sequence MNAEQLHILWTNDNPITSELMVMMYAKAAMERKMWNAVTVIIWGATAKFVAEDIHMQHLIAEAQEAGVEFSACETCARRLDVKEQLGNLGIELKSWGIPLTELIKGKEHLITI encoded by the coding sequence ATGAACGCTGAACAATTACATATTCTCTGGACGAACGACAATCCCATCACGTCGGAACTGATGGTCATGATGTACGCCAAGGCCGCCATGGAACGAAAGATGTGGAATGCGGTGACAGTGATTATTTGGGGAGCCACCGCCAAATTCGTGGCCGAAGATATCCACATGCAACACCTTATAGCCGAAGCACAAGAAGCGGGCGTGGAGTTTAGCGCATGTGAAACCTGTGCACGTCGCTTGGATGTGAAAGAACAGCTTGGCAATCTCGGAATAGAACTCAAGTCCTGGGGTATCCCTTTAACGGAACTCATTAAAGGGAAGGAACATCTCATTACAATTTAA
- a CDS encoding ABC transporter permease, with product MLYVMKRLQRRVIPGLGILALLWVLMGCVLYPALTTLMKSLAVEGGTGLAHYEAFFTSSTSLLVLQNTLVLGALTVILCGLVGTGLAFLVHFFECAHRDVLDKLLLLPVMMPGIIIVFAFVQLYGESGLVTKSIELLLGLDESPYNFSGLPGILFVHIYTQYVYFYLTVSLAIKHIDLSVIESARILGASRIKVFTSVILPFIAPAVITSAAVTFMTGIGSFAAPSIIGGGYKVLTTQILLSKANNFMETAAVQVVVLTIISMVFFGVLRWYEKQRQFSGSVKGTPFHPFTIRNTALRCCASGLKALLVLLILLPFVTIIVLSFVDSSSWMVNIYPQAFSLDNYIVISKARKFRPFMNSIEMSILAAFLCVFVAIPASWIIEKTQFKFKGVVEFLVVLPWAMPASAIAINIITATSTPNVFTFNTVLVGTYVLLPLGYFIKSLPIVVKVTHISFQGLNSTLLEASKSLGASGYTTFRKITLPIISPGLLAGFLYVFVRSIGEYTVSAFLYTASNKPISIAMVNAIFEYDIGLAMAYGTLLIVLTVCLSLIISTISPLLR from the coding sequence ATGCTGTATGTCATGAAACGCCTTCAGCGCCGAGTTATTCCGGGATTAGGCATTCTGGCGTTGCTCTGGGTGCTGATGGGGTGTGTTCTCTATCCGGCTTTGACTACGCTCATGAAAAGTCTGGCCGTCGAGGGTGGAACCGGGCTTGCTCACTATGAAGCGTTCTTCACATCTTCCACAAGTCTTCTCGTTCTGCAAAACACGCTGGTTCTCGGAGCGCTGACCGTCATACTGTGTGGTCTGGTAGGGACGGGGCTCGCCTTCTTGGTACATTTTTTCGAGTGTGCCCACCGTGATGTGCTCGACAAACTCCTTTTACTTCCGGTGATGATGCCGGGAATCATCATTGTTTTTGCCTTTGTACAATTATATGGCGAAAGCGGGCTCGTCACCAAAAGCATTGAGCTGCTTTTGGGACTCGACGAATCTCCATACAATTTTTCCGGTCTGCCCGGCATACTGTTCGTACACATCTATACTCAGTACGTGTACTTTTACCTCACCGTTTCGCTGGCCATCAAGCATATTGACCTTTCCGTCATTGAAAGTGCCAGAATTCTCGGTGCCTCGCGAATAAAGGTGTTTACCTCTGTCATTCTGCCTTTCATTGCTCCGGCCGTGATAACGTCTGCAGCCGTGACGTTTATGACCGGAATAGGTTCTTTTGCTGCGCCGAGTATTATCGGCGGAGGCTACAAAGTGCTGACCACGCAGATTTTGTTATCAAAAGCCAATAACTTCATGGAAACGGCCGCCGTCCAGGTGGTTGTCCTGACGATCATTTCCATGGTCTTTTTTGGTGTACTGCGCTGGTATGAAAAACAGAGGCAGTTTTCCGGATCGGTCAAGGGGACCCCCTTTCACCCCTTCACAATTCGAAACACAGCATTGCGCTGTTGCGCATCGGGACTCAAGGCGCTTCTCGTGCTCTTGATCCTGCTGCCATTTGTGACAATCATTGTTTTGTCCTTCGTGGACTCCTCCTCATGGATGGTGAATATTTACCCCCAAGCATTTTCTTTGGATAATTACATCGTTATTTCCAAAGCGCGAAAATTCAGGCCATTCATGAACAGTATTGAAATGTCGATTTTGGCTGCATTCCTCTGTGTATTCGTGGCTATCCCCGCTTCGTGGATAATCGAAAAAACACAGTTCAAATTCAAAGGCGTGGTTGAGTTCCTGGTTGTACTGCCTTGGGCAATGCCCGCCAGCGCGATCGCCATCAATATTATTACGGCGACCAGTACGCCCAACGTGTTCACGTTTAATACGGTTTTAGTCGGCACATATGTTTTGCTGCCCTTGGGCTACTTCATCAAATCCCTTCCCATCGTGGTGAAAGTGACCCACATATCCTTTCAGGGATTGAATTCCACACTTCTTGAAGCATCCAAAAGCCTTGGTGCATCGGGCTATACAACGTTTCGAAAAATAACGCTTCCTATTATCTCCCCGGGACTCCTCGCAGGATTTCTCTATGTTTTCGTACGTAGTATCGGTGAGTATACAGTTTCAGCGTTTCTCTATACCGCCTCGAACAAGCCTATCTCCATTGCCATGGTCAACGCCATTTTTGAGTATGACATCGGCTTGGCTATGGCCTATGGGACATTGCTCATTGTTCTGACCGTCTGCTTGAGCTTGATTATCAGCACAATTTCTCCCTTGTTGCGATAA